The Candidatus Vesicomyosocius sp. SY067_SCS001 genome includes a window with the following:
- a CDS encoding UvrD-helicase domain-containing protein translates to MNLSEITNGLNDKQCQSVTLNNEKNALILAGAGSGKTKVLIHRIAYLITQKDVHINAILAVTFTNKAATEMCERLSMLLRCPITSMWTGTFHSLAHRLLRIHYEQAQLTSSFQILDAQDQIRIIKNLMKENNIDESKFSIKKIQQFINNQKNKGIRLQDIDSSYNYFIKKSLKVFELYEVHCKSNNLIDFAELLIRSYELLKNNVTLLNHYKDRFKHILIDEFQDTNTIQYKWIKLLFSGNNKVFCVGDDDQSIYGWRGANIENITKLCTDFAPIKTIRLEQNYRSTNNILTASNALISHNTSRMGKSLWTNANDGELIDVYEAQTEIDEANYVVSSIQKLITNGSLPNDCAILYRLNTQSRVFEEALIKYNIPYIIYGGLKFFERAEIKYALGYLRLIENSDDNLAFERVVNFPTRGIGKKTVNKIRTFAQNNHVSLFQATIQVSSTLSTRTANALNGFTNLIEKMKDDTKNLDLSEKIINLLNISGLMAHYSNNKTSNKKENLEELITAAKQYKQNNDMNEVIGFISLASIDSSSNTNAFINQSVQLMTMHSAKGLEFPYVFLSGMEEGLFPWKSKDKLHLIDEERRLCYVGMTRAMKKLSLSYTIKRFLHGHFLHTDPSRFLNEIPGEYLNRIKVKFSITIKNYNNDNIFSQSIITKSDNQLHIGALVNHTKFGLGTVLNFEGQGDSSRIQIKFKQTGDIKWLISSYANLEFI, encoded by the coding sequence ATGAATTTATCTGAAATAACAAATGGTCTAAATGACAAACAATGCCAATCAGTTACACTAAATAATGAAAAAAACGCTTTAATACTAGCAGGTGCTGGAAGTGGTAAAACCAAAGTTCTCATACATAGAATTGCTTACTTAATCACACAAAAAGATGTTCACATTAATGCTATTCTAGCCGTTACTTTTACCAATAAAGCCGCTACTGAAATGTGTGAAAGATTAAGTATGCTATTAAGGTGCCCTATTACAAGTATGTGGACTGGAACATTTCATAGCTTGGCACACCGATTATTACGTATTCATTATGAACAAGCCCAATTAACTTCTAGCTTTCAAATCCTAGACGCACAAGACCAAATACGCATTATCAAAAACCTCATGAAAGAAAATAATATTGACGAATCTAAATTTTCTATTAAAAAGATTCAGCAGTTTATTAATAATCAAAAAAACAAAGGTATTCGCCTACAGGATATTGACTCTAGTTACAACTATTTTATTAAAAAAAGTCTTAAAGTATTTGAACTTTATGAAGTACACTGTAAATCAAATAACTTGATTGATTTTGCAGAACTACTGATACGTAGTTATGAGTTATTAAAAAATAACGTAACCTTACTTAATCATTATAAAGATCGCTTTAAGCACATTTTAATTGATGAATTTCAAGACACTAACACGATCCAATACAAATGGATTAAATTATTATTTAGTGGTAACAATAAAGTATTCTGTGTGGGTGATGATGACCAATCTATTTATGGATGGCGCGGTGCAAATATTGAAAATATTACTAAATTATGTACAGATTTCGCTCCTATTAAAACTATCCGTTTAGAACAGAATTATCGTTCAACAAATAATATTCTAACGGCTTCTAACGCCTTGATTTCTCATAATACCAGCCGTATGGGTAAATCTCTTTGGACTAATGCTAATGATGGTGAATTAATTGATGTATATGAAGCGCAAACTGAAATAGATGAAGCAAACTATGTCGTCAGTAGCATTCAGAAATTAATCACTAATGGATCATTACCCAATGATTGTGCTATTCTGTATCGCCTTAATACCCAATCTCGTGTCTTTGAAGAAGCGCTCATAAAATACAATATTCCTTATATTATTTATGGTGGTTTAAAATTTTTTGAACGTGCTGAAATTAAATACGCTTTAGGTTATTTGCGTTTAATAGAAAACTCAGATGATAATCTTGCCTTTGAACGTGTGGTTAATTTCCCAACTCGTGGTATTGGGAAAAAAACAGTTAACAAAATACGTACATTTGCACAAAATAACCATGTCAGTCTTTTTCAAGCAACCATACAAGTATCATCTACACTATCAACTCGTACTGCGAATGCATTAAATGGATTTACCAACCTAATTGAAAAAATGAAAGATGATACTAAGAACTTAGATTTATCTGAGAAAATAATAAACTTACTTAATATATCAGGATTAATGGCGCATTATTCTAATAATAAAACTAGCAACAAAAAAGAAAATCTAGAAGAGTTAATAACTGCAGCTAAACAATATAAACAGAATAATGATATGAATGAAGTAATAGGGTTTATTTCTTTAGCATCAATAGATTCTAGCAGTAATACTAATGCATTTATTAATCAAAGTGTACAACTTATGACTATGCATTCAGCTAAAGGCTTAGAATTTCCTTATGTATTCTTAAGTGGCATGGAAGAAGGTTTATTCCCCTGGAAAAGCAAAGATAAACTACATTTAATAGATGAAGAAAGACGATTATGCTACGTTGGCATGACCCGTGCCATGAAAAAATTATCACTATCTTACACCATAAAACGATTTTTACACGGACATTTTTTGCACACTGATCCTTCACGTTTCCTAAACGAGATCCCAGGTGAATATTTAAATAGGATTAAAGTTAAATTTAGTATAACAATAAAAAATTACAATAATGATAATATTTTTAGTCAAAGTATTATAACTAAATCTGATAATCAATTACATATTGGTGCTTTAGTTAACCATACCAAATTCGGATTAGGAACAGTATTAAATTTCGAAGGACAAGGGGATAGTTCCAGAATACAGATAAAATTTAAACAAACAGGCGATATAAAATGGTTGATTAGTTCATATGCAAATTTAGAATTTATATAA
- a CDS encoding Alvin_2107 family globule sulfur oxidation protein → MTYYAGVKKMEEMGVNDNYIQGWVAGFLNNPEIEEQRITNEWKSGYEDGKEHTDVNFINFC, encoded by the coding sequence ATGACTTACTATGCAGGCGTTAAAAAAATGGAAGAAATGGGTGTAAATGATAATTATATACAAGGTTGGGTAGCTGGTTTTTTAAATAATCCAGAAATTGAAGAGCAAAGAATCACTAATGAGTGGAAATCAGGTTATGAAGATGGTAAAGAACACACAGACGTTAATTTTATAAATTTTTGCTAA
- a CDS encoding KamA family radical SAM protein yields the protein MENNWQYYARYALKGANKSNVFFKTKMFKDRNFPIKIPLEFARLIDKRNKDDPLLKQVITPKTLSKSTSFSLSPLEDEKYSPVAGLIHKYPNRVLLIASQVCAIHCQYCFRQNFNYVEHDAISNWVEIQNYIINDVKINEVILSGGDPLSLSDDKLATLVDNIAHIAHIKTLRVHTRSAVVEPSRITRKLVEIFNQSRLNIVIVLHINHAQELSVQFAQKIIELTRVTLLSQSVLLRGVNDSIEVLTELCLSLFDLGILPYYLHMLDKVKGAQDFLVKDDYAIQLHQQLKSNLSGYLVPKLVRDSGSYSKDWLL from the coding sequence ATGGAGAATAACTGGCAATATTATGCTAGATATGCTCTTAAAGGCGCTAATAAAAGTAACGTTTTTTTTAAGACAAAGATGTTTAAAGACCGTAATTTTCCTATTAAAATTCCCTTAGAATTTGCACGATTAATTGATAAAAGAAATAAGGATGATCCTTTACTAAAACAAGTCATCACTCCAAAAACTTTATCAAAAAGTACAAGTTTTAGTTTATCACCACTAGAAGATGAAAAATACTCTCCTGTGGCTGGACTGATACACAAATATCCAAATAGAGTGTTATTAATTGCATCGCAAGTGTGTGCGATTCATTGTCAATATTGTTTTAGGCAAAACTTCAATTATGTTGAGCATGATGCTATTAGCAATTGGGTTGAGATTCAAAATTATATTATTAACGATGTAAAAATTAATGAAGTAATATTAAGTGGTGGTGATCCGTTAAGTTTGAGTGATGATAAACTTGCGACATTAGTTGATAATATTGCACATATTGCACATATCAAAACACTACGTGTTCATACGCGTAGTGCTGTTGTAGAACCTAGTAGAATAACTAGAAAATTAGTAGAAATATTTAATCAATCAAGATTAAATATTGTGATAGTATTACATATAAATCACGCACAAGAATTATCTGTGCAATTTGCACAAAAAATCATAGAATTAACTCGTGTTACTTTGCTCAGTCAGTCAGTCTTATTAAGAGGTGTGAATGATTCAATAGAAGTATTGACTGAACTTTGCTTGAGTTTATTTGATTTAGGGATATTACCCTATTATTTACATATGTTAGATAAAGTTAAAGGTGCACAGGATTTCTTAGTTAAAGATGACTATGCTATTCAATTACATCAACAATTAAAGAGCAACTTAAGTGGGTATTTAGTCCCTAAGTTAGTGCGTGATAGTGGCAGTTATTCTAAAGATTGGCTACTTTGA
- a CDS encoding TlpA family protein disulfide reductase: protein MTKNSIIPTNYLFQFSNKIIKFSFIYLLFVTLNIAQAININNIVRSTNDIWQEEKKIKVPNFSLTDLDDNIYTNKSTKGKYLVINFWATWCPPCLKEIPTFVKFYEKNKDRILILGLNYEQADEIAIMEFTDTFMVNYPIILFDDKNRTQFKEFGEIIGMPTTYIYGPNGNLVDYQIGEMNMKDLEKAISK, encoded by the coding sequence ATGACAAAAAATTCCATTATACCTACAAATTACCTATTTCAATTTAGCAATAAAATTATTAAATTTAGCTTTATATACTTACTATTTGTAACTTTAAATATTGCTCAAGCAATCAATATTAATAATATTGTAAGGTCTACTAATGATATATGGCAAGAAGAAAAAAAGATCAAAGTTCCTAATTTTTCTCTAACCGATCTTGATGACAATATATACACTAATAAATCCACCAAAGGAAAATACTTAGTAATTAACTTTTGGGCAACTTGGTGCCCACCCTGTTTAAAAGAAATTCCAACTTTTGTTAAATTTTATGAAAAGAACAAAGATAGAATCCTTATTCTAGGGCTTAACTATGAGCAAGCCGATGAAATAGCTATTATGGAGTTTACTGATACATTCATGGTAAATTACCCTATTATCCTTTTTGATGATAAAAATAGAACTCAGTTTAAAGAATTTGGCGAAATAATTGGTATGCCAACAACCTATATTTACGGGCCAAATGGTAATTTAGTTGATTACCAAATAGGTGAGATGAACATGAAAGATTTAGAAAAAGCCATTTCAAAGTAG
- the arsC gene encoding arsenate reductase (glutaredoxin) (This arsenate reductase requires both glutathione and glutaredoxin to convert arsenate to arsenite, after which the efflux transporter formed by ArsA and ArsB can extrude the arsenite from the cell, providing resistance.), producing the protein MSIIIYHNPNCSKSRTTLAILEQKNVDFKIIKYLENPPTRNELKQLLIDLNLEARLLIRKDELEYKEKSLDDKDLTEDQLISAMVKTPKLIERPIVRTSKGVVIGRPPENILSIL; encoded by the coding sequence ATGAGTATAATCATTTATCATAATCCAAATTGTTCTAAATCAAGAACAACATTAGCTATTTTAGAACAAAAAAATGTTGATTTTAAAATAATTAAATATTTAGAAAATCCACCAACTAGAAATGAACTCAAGCAATTATTAATCGATTTAAATCTTGAAGCTAGATTATTAATACGCAAAGATGAACTTGAATATAAAGAAAAAAGTCTAGACGATAAGGATTTAACTGAAGATCAATTAATTAGTGCCATGGTTAAAACACCAAAATTAATTGAAAGACCTATTGTAAGAACAAGCAAAGGGGTTGTGATTGGCCGCCCACCTGAAAATATTTTATCCATTCTTTGA
- a CDS encoding glutathione S-transferase family protein, producing the protein MKLELISFKLCPFAQCAIILLNKQKLTFELNYINSINLPNWFKQISPTGKVPLLKANDKIIFESSVINEFINDISKTNLHPIDPIQKAKNRSWIQFSSTLFDDLFDVITGDKEKFYTSKKSLFNKLSKIETVKNNSQFFNGGDFSIIDATFAPIFMRLRWINKFTNNTLSFDRLTNLRAWSKNLLQVDIVKNSVIKNLDDVYYSNIEARKGHISTLFID; encoded by the coding sequence ATGAAACTAGAACTGATTAGCTTTAAACTTTGTCCATTTGCACAGTGTGCTATTATTCTGTTAAATAAGCAAAAACTTACTTTTGAATTAAATTATATCAACTCGATAAACCTACCTAACTGGTTTAAACAAATTTCCCCAACTGGAAAAGTGCCATTATTAAAAGCAAATGATAAAATCATCTTTGAATCCTCTGTAATTAATGAATTTATTAATGATATTAGCAAAACCAATCTACATCCTATTGACCCTATTCAAAAGGCTAAAAATCGTTCATGGATTCAGTTTTCATCAACTCTATTTGATGATCTATTTGATGTGATCACAGGTGATAAGGAAAAATTCTACACATCAAAAAAATCTTTATTTAATAAACTTAGCAAAATTGAAACTGTTAAAAATAATAGCCAATTTTTTAATGGCGGTGATTTTTCAATCATTGATGCTACCTTTGCGCCAATATTTATGCGTCTAAGATGGATTAATAAATTTACCAACAACACTTTATCGTTTGACAGGCTTACAAACCTAAGGGCATGGAGTAAAAACTTATTACAAGTAGATATAGTTAAAAATTCAGTGATTAAAAACTTAGATGATGTTTACTATTCTAATATTGAAGCACGTAAAGGTCATATATCAACCTTATTTATTGACTAA
- the rsfS gene encoding ribosome silencing factor, with protein MNLKQQLEVINNIIKELNGKNTINLNILEQNTDNETIIITTGKSIQHIRNIANNIKIEAKRLNIKILGIEGNETGHWVLIDLLEIVVHIMTEKTREFYKLEKLWSELKNT; from the coding sequence ATGAATTTAAAGCAACAATTAGAAGTTATTAATAACATCATTAAAGAACTAAATGGTAAAAATACCATTAATTTAAATATTTTAGAACAAAATACCGATAATGAAACCATTATTATTACCACAGGAAAATCTATTCAACACATACGTAATATTGCTAATAATATTAAAATTGAAGCCAAGCGTCTTAATATAAAAATATTAGGTATTGAAGGCAATGAAACTGGACATTGGGTATTAATAGACTTATTAGAGATTGTAGTGCATATTATGACAGAAAAAACTAGAGAATTTTACAAATTAGAAAAACTTTGGTCAGAGTTGAAAAACACTTAA
- the nadD gene encoding nicotinate (nicotinamide) nucleotide adenylyltransferase yields MQKSLHSKLFKIIGFFGGSFDPIHYGHLKNATQLKIKLRLSKLFLMPCAKPVHKKKLNFSINQRMDMLHLAIKEFNTLLIDNREVKQNRNSYTINSLKCIQSKYQNNSICLIMGMDSFNTLSSWEEFQNFYQYCHLVIMSRPGVLTHQKKYGFRLTDTINDLTKQKTGFIFFANNQMLNISSSAIHGKINSQKNLSGLLPESIINYISVL; encoded by the coding sequence TTGCAAAAAAGTTTGCATTCTAAGTTGTTTAAAATAATTGGTTTTTTTGGTGGATCATTTGATCCAATCCATTACGGACATCTAAAAAATGCTACTCAACTTAAAATTAAACTTAGATTATCTAAATTATTTTTAATGCCTTGTGCTAAACCCGTACATAAAAAGAAACTTAATTTTAGTATTAATCAACGTATGGATATGTTGCATTTAGCTATTAAAGAATTTAATACACTCTTAATAGATAATAGAGAAGTTAAGCAAAATAGAAACTCTTACACTATTAACTCACTCAAATGCATACAATCAAAATATCAAAATAATTCTATTTGTTTAATCATGGGGATGGATAGTTTTAACACACTTAGCAGTTGGGAAGAATTTCAAAATTTTTATCAATATTGTCACCTAGTAATAATGTCCAGGCCTGGTGTCTTAACGCATCAAAAAAAATATGGCTTTAGATTAACTGATACAATCAATGATTTAACAAAACAAAAAACAGGATTTATCTTTTTTGCAAATAATCAAATGCTTAATATTTCTTCAAGTGCTATTCACGGTAAAATAAATAGTCAAAAGAATTTATCTGGACTTCTGCCAGAATCTATCATTAATTATATTAGTGTCTTATGA
- a CDS encoding MBL fold metallo-hydrolase: protein MNIQTFKEKTYTLEILYHIGILKDSIHFIFDHSTKTCAIVDPAWNAPLFIQRIHDKGYTLTDIWLTHWHFDHTNAVDEIVEATGARITVGINEIPYLQINNLPETVENNDTILIGNTTAKIINTPGHSAGGICYLLDRHIIAGDTLFVYGAGHCSLPGGNIKELFYSMKKLKYIDNDVMLHCGHDYGSKINTTMGEQKQGNAFLLLDNEDDFINYVNSMQQGKIPYPTGPLTQAEIKDIL from the coding sequence ATGAATATACAAACTTTTAAAGAAAAAACTTATACACTAGAAATTCTCTATCATATTGGTATTTTAAAAGATTCTATTCACTTTATCTTTGATCATAGTACAAAAACCTGTGCCATTGTTGATCCAGCATGGAATGCACCATTGTTTATTCAAAGAATACACGATAAAGGCTATACACTCACTGATATTTGGCTAACTCATTGGCATTTTGACCATACCAATGCCGTTGATGAAATTGTAGAAGCAACGGGCGCTAGAATAACAGTAGGTATTAATGAAATTCCTTATTTACAGATTAATAATTTACCTGAGACAGTTGAAAACAACGACACTATTCTTATTGGCAATACAACAGCTAAAATTATTAATACACCAGGACATAGTGCTGGTGGTATTTGTTATTTATTAGATAGACATATTATTGCTGGCGATACTTTGTTTGTTTACGGAGCAGGACATTGTTCATTACCTGGTGGTAATATTAAAGAATTATTCTACTCCATGAAAAAACTCAAATATATTGATAATGATGTTATGCTACATTGTGGACATGACTACGGCTCAAAAATTAACACAACAATGGGTGAGCAAAAACAAGGAAATGCTTTCCTATTACTTGACAACGAAGATGACTTTATTAATTACGTAAATAGCATGCAACAAGGAAAAATTCCTTATCCTACAGGTCCACTAACCCAAGCAGAAATTAAGGATATATTATGA
- the rluD gene encoding 23S rRNA pseudouridine(1911/1915/1917) synthase RluD, which yields MSLLSIIIPNRFISQRVDVAMAQMLPNYSRTKIIYWIKSGNALIHRKTFKPKEKVTGGEIVNLSIKTKKTNVWLAEDVIIDVVYEDSEIIVVNKPVGLVTHPGANNWIGTLANALLYYDSSLANLDRAGIVHRLDKNTSGLMVIARSEYAQKYLTEQLQTHSISREYSAIVYGYMISGGSVDAPIGRDPKDRIKQAVVKYGKDALTHYRIIERFTHHTHVKAILETGRTHQIRVHLSFIGHPLIADPIYGGKVHFPKKADKQLTKALKNFNRQTLHARKLTLIHPISGKLMSWKVPLPQDMQDLLQVLAKFDAC from the coding sequence ATGAGCTTATTAAGCATTATTATTCCAAATCGATTTATTAGTCAGCGAGTTGATGTTGCAATGGCACAAATGTTGCCTAATTATTCACGTACTAAAATTATCTACTGGATAAAGTCTGGTAATGCTTTAATTCATCGCAAAACTTTTAAACCTAAAGAAAAAGTTACAGGCGGTGAGATAGTTAATTTATCAATTAAAACTAAAAAAACGAATGTGTGGTTAGCAGAAGATGTCATCATTGATGTGGTATATGAAGATTCAGAGATTATTGTTGTTAACAAACCAGTAGGTTTAGTAACACATCCTGGCGCAAACAATTGGATAGGAACACTTGCTAATGCATTGTTATATTATGATTCATCTTTAGCCAATCTTGATCGAGCTGGTATTGTTCATCGTTTGGATAAAAATACCTCAGGATTAATGGTGATTGCACGTAGTGAATATGCACAAAAATATTTAACTGAGCAGTTACAAACTCATAGTATTTCACGAGAATATTCAGCCATTGTATATGGTTATATGATTTCTGGAGGTAGTGTTGATGCACCAATAGGGCGTGATCCTAAAGATAGAATTAAACAAGCAGTGGTTAAATATGGTAAAGATGCTCTTACTCATTATCGTATTATTGAACGTTTCACACATCATACCCATGTTAAAGCAATTTTAGAAACAGGGCGTACTCATCAAATTCGAGTACACTTATCATTTATTGGACATCCACTTATTGCTGATCCAATATATGGTGGTAAAGTTCATTTTCCAAAAAAAGCAGATAAACAACTAACAAAGGCACTTAAAAATTTTAATCGTCAAACTCTTCATGCTAGAAAGCTCACACTTATTCATCCAATATCTGGTAAATTAATGTCGTGGAAAGTACCATTACCACAAGATATGCAAGATTTATTACAAGTATTGGCTAAATTTGATGCGTGCTGA
- a CDS encoding S24 family peptidase, which produces MSDLDTPQEIFKTNCSTNSEPFALQNLGKYMTPEFSENCIVIIDPSMKIHNHAYAVVRYDMEIYFRQYIERGSRKFLICLNTQYDDIELKGEFTIVGCVVQQKQRKQKPLHYYHLNTSTKEMSFSASGTFKNNKEKQL; this is translated from the coding sequence ATGTCAGACTTAGACACACCACAAGAGATATTTAAAACAAATTGTTCAACCAATTCTGAGCCATTTGCATTGCAAAATTTAGGTAAATACATGACGCCAGAGTTTAGTGAGAACTGTATTGTTATTATTGACCCTAGTATGAAAATTCATAATCATGCTTACGCTGTTGTACGGTATGATATGGAGATATATTTTCGCCAATATATTGAACGTGGTTCAAGAAAATTTTTGATCTGCTTAAATACACAATATGATGACATTGAGCTTAAAGGTGAATTTACAATTGTAGGATGTGTAGTACAACAAAAACAACGCAAACAAAAGCCACTACATTATTATCATCTTAATACATCCACTAAAGAAATGAGCTTTAGCGCTAGTGGCACGTTTAAAAATAATAAAGAAAAACAACTGTAA
- the mutM gene encoding bifunctional DNA-formamidopyrimidine glycosylase/DNA-(apurinic or apyrimidinic site) lyase, with protein sequence MPELPEIETIKRGLTSLIINQKVNKVILHRKNLRWVIPKHLSTTLTNQSINTIDRRGKYLLIKFKIGTLIIHLGMSGSIKVVDINTPLLKHEHFELQLQNGTSMRLKDPRRFGAVLFSKDGSHKLLDSLGVEPLKTSFYNGYLYQKSRNKQQNIKAFIMDNKIVVGVGNIYACESLFMAGINPKLKAGIISKTRYNILTQSIKNILTQAIEAGGTTLQDFVQVNGNPGYFTQNLSVYGFKNKKCYRCKGIITRFVQNQRSTFYCKKCQT encoded by the coding sequence ATGCCAGAACTTCCTGAAATTGAAACCATTAAGCGTGGGCTTACATCTTTGATTATCAATCAAAAAGTAAACAAAGTGATACTACATCGAAAGAATTTACGTTGGGTTATTCCTAAACACTTATCAACAACACTCACTAATCAATCGATCAATACAATTGATCGTCGTGGTAAATACTTATTAATTAAGTTTAAAATAGGTACCTTAATAATCCATTTAGGTATGAGCGGTTCAATTAAAGTGGTTGATATAAACACACCACTATTAAAACATGAACATTTTGAATTACAATTGCAAAATGGAACAAGTATGCGCTTAAAAGACCCAAGACGTTTTGGTGCAGTATTATTTTCAAAAGATGGCTCACATAAACTACTAGACTCATTAGGGGTTGAGCCGTTAAAAACATCATTCTATAATGGGTATTTATATCAAAAATCAAGAAACAAACAACAAAACATAAAAGCTTTTATTATGGATAACAAAATAGTGGTTGGTGTGGGTAATATATATGCTTGCGAAAGTTTATTTATGGCAGGTATTAACCCAAAACTAAAAGCTGGCATTATATCTAAAACTAGATATAATATTTTAACACAAAGTATTAAAAATATCTTAACTCAGGCTATTGAAGCAGGCGGTACAACTTTACAAGATTTTGTTCAAGTTAATGGTAATCCTGGATATTTCACACAAAATTTATCCGTATATGGATTTAAAAACAAAAAATGTTATCGTTGCAAAGGTATAATAACTAGGTTTGTGCAAAACCAACGATCAACATTTTATTGTAAAAAATGTCAGACTTAG
- a CDS encoding urate hydroxylase PuuD translates to MFDRINLVQCKILLGFILSVIVFFSFNYNIAEAQNLTHYGLIVWLHVLAGIVWIGLLYYFNFVQVPAMGQALSDTDGPGPAAIGKYIAPRALLWFRMAAITTWILGLVLLATKDAILSAFMLEPTFQIIGIGAWMGTIMVFNVWFIIWPNQQKILGMKSASDTDIVIAKKNAALASSVNVILSIPMLLTMLAWH, encoded by the coding sequence ATGTTTGATCGTATCAATTTAGTTCAGTGTAAAATCCTTTTAGGATTTATTCTATCAGTTATTGTATTTTTTAGTTTTAATTATAATATAGCTGAGGCTCAGAACCTAACACATTATGGCTTAATAGTATGGTTACACGTTCTAGCAGGTATTGTTTGGATTGGGTTGCTTTATTACTTTAATTTTGTGCAAGTTCCAGCCATGGGTCAAGCATTATCAGATACTGACGGTCCTGGTCCAGCAGCTATTGGTAAGTATATTGCTCCTCGTGCTTTATTATGGTTTCGTATGGCGGCAATAACTACTTGGATTTTAGGTTTAGTATTGTTAGCAACAAAAGATGCTATCCTTAGTGCATTTATGTTAGAACCTACTTTTCAAATTATTGGTATTGGTGCATGGATGGGAACTATCATGGTATTTAATGTTTGGTTTATTATTTGGCCAAATCAACAAAAGATTTTAGGTATGAAATCTGCAAGTGATACAGACATTGTAATAGCAAAAAAAAATGCAGCATTAGCATCAAGTGTTAATGTGATTTTATCTATTCCAATGTTATTAACTATGCTTGCATGGCACTAA
- a CDS encoding YgfZ/GcvT domain-containing protein — protein sequence MKVRITLKVSGVDAQSFLQGQLSNDIAAIRENEWQLNAYCQHQGKVIALFWVTKYKNDFYLNFPKSLQDKVFKHLHMFVLMSDVEIVQTSFNTYPPINVMKHPEVYLITSEKFVPQELNLDINEVGVNFSKGCYPGQEVVARLHYLGKSKRRMRLFRCEQILKVGDKLIALDSKSVKASGIVVRCIKSFGKLLYLATIEVKYQDSDIILNNSNDAKFTRIKND from the coding sequence ATGAAGGTTAGAATAACTTTAAAAGTAAGTGGTGTAGATGCACAAAGTTTTTTGCAGGGACAATTGAGCAATGATATTGCTGCCATTAGAGAAAATGAGTGGCAATTAAATGCGTATTGTCAGCATCAGGGAAAAGTGATTGCTCTGTTTTGGGTTACTAAATATAAAAATGATTTTTACTTGAATTTTCCTAAAAGTTTACAAGATAAAGTCTTCAAACATCTGCATATGTTTGTATTAATGTCGGATGTTGAAATAGTACAAACCTCTTTTAATACTTATCCACCTATTAATGTAATGAAACATCCTGAAGTGTATTTAATAACTAGTGAAAAATTTGTACCACAAGAGTTAAATTTAGATATTAATGAGGTTGGGGTTAATTTTTCTAAAGGCTGTTATCCTGGACAAGAAGTAGTTGCGCGTTTACATTATTTAGGTAAATCTAAGCGTCGTATGCGACTATTTAGATGTGAACAAATACTGAAAGTAGGCGATAAATTAATTGCACTTGATTCAAAATCAGTAAAGGCATCAGGCATAGTAGTTCGTTGTATAAAATCATTTGGTAAATTATTGTATTTGGCAACGATTGAGGTTAAATATCAAGATAGCGATATTATATTGAATAATTCTAATGACGCCAAATTCACAAGGATTAAAAATGATTAA